The Oncorhynchus mykiss isolate Arlee chromosome 17, USDA_OmykA_1.1, whole genome shotgun sequence genomic interval CAGAATGACGGACAGGCTGCTACAGCCAACCAGGGAGGAGATGTGGGTTCGCGACTGGAGACGGGGAGCAAGAGTTCTCCgtctgagagagaagggggacccCGGGAGGGGATAGAGGCAGGCcctcaggaagaggaggaggaggagagctggGACGCTCTCTTTGATGACGAAGGAGAGTGTTTGGATCCCCATGTGCTAGAGGAGGtgagtctgtctgtccctgtctgtcaggAGGTGAGTCTGTCTAcctgtgtctgtccctctctgtcagGAGGTGAGTCTGTCTACCtgtgtctgttcctgtctgtcaggATGTGAGTCTGTCTAcctgtgtctgtccctctctgtcagGAGGTGAGTCTGTCTAcctgtgtctgtccctctctgtcagGAGGTGAGTCTGTCTAcctgtgtctgtccctgtctgtcaggAGGTGAGTCTGTCTAcctgtgtctgtccctgtctgtcaggAGGTGAGTCTGTCTACCTgcgtctgtccctgtctgtcaggGGGTGAGTCTGTCTAcctgtgtctgtccctgtctgtcaggAAGTgagtctctgtccctgtcctccaGATTACTGCTGTAACACTGAGTGTATGTCTGCTACATGTTTGCTACTTATTAGTGGTACTATCGCTGCAATGCTATTACACATCTACTGTTCTGTCTATAGTTGGAAATCGTTAGGAGACTAGTAAGCAAAATTACTCTCTCACCCTATCTctcgctcaccctctctctctctcgctcaccctctctctctctcactcaccctctctctcaccctctctctctctctctctctctctctctcaccctctctctctctcgctcacctctctgcccccctctctctctcgttcacctctctgcccccctctctctctcgctcacctctctgcccccctctctctctcgttcacctctctgcccccctctctctcgctcacctctctgcccccctctctctctcgttcacctctctgcccccctctcgctctcgctcacctctctgcccctctctctctctctcgctcacctctctgcccccctctctctctcgttcacctctctgcccccctctctctcgttcacctctctgcccccctctctctctcgctcacctctctgcccccctctctctctcgctcacctctctgcccccctctctctctcgctcacctctctgccctcctctctctctcgctcacctctctgcccccctctctctctcgttcacctctctgcccccctctctctctcgttcacctctctgcccccctctctctctcgctcacctctctgcccccctctctctctctctctcaccctctctctctgcccccccctctctctctctcaccctctctctctgcccctctctctctctctctctcaccctctctctctgcccccctctctctctctcgctcacctctctgcccccctctctctcacctctctgcccccctctctctcagctggctaTAAAGCAGGGCAGGAAGAAGCGGCCGGTGCAGGAGGCCAGGTTTGACTACTACAGCTTGGatcaggacagagagggggatgaTGACACTGAGCTCACAGAGGATGAGCTGTCTAACATCATAGAAATCTACGACTTCCCCACAGAGTTTAAGACTGAAGACCTGGTCAAATCCTTCCAGGCCTACCAGTACGTACCAGCCTTTACTGTCTTTTTACGTGTCCTGAGGTTCAGTCAAATCTCATTCCACCCTAGTCCCTATCAATACACAGCGATGATCCGTCGAGGGGCAGCCGAAGCGCCGTCTCGTCGAGGGGCAGCCGAAGCTCCGTCTCGTCGAGGGGCAGCCGAAGCTCCGTCTCGTCGAGGGGCAGCCGAAGCTCCGTCTCGTCGAGGGGCAGCCGAAGCTCCGTCTCGTCGAGGGGCAGCCGAAGCTCCGTCTCGTCGAGGGGCAGCCGAAGCTCCGTCTCGTCGAGGGGCAGCCGAAGCTCCGTCTCGTCGAGGGGCAGCCGAAGCTCCGTCTCGTCGAGGGGCAGCCGAAGCTCCGTCTCGTCGAGGGGCAGCCGAAGCTCCGTCTCGTCGAGGGGCAGCCGAAGCTCCGTCTCGTCGAGGGGCAGCCGAAGCTCCGTCTCGTCGAGGGGCAGCCGAAGCTCCGTCTCGTCGAGGGGCAGCCGAAGCTCCGTCTCGTCGAGGGGCAGCCGAAGCTCCGTCTCGTCGAGGGGCAGCCGAAGCTCCGTCTCGTCGAGGGGCAGCCAAAGCGCCGTCTCGTCGAGGGGCAGCCGAAGCGCCGTCTCGTCCAGGGGCAGCCGAAGCTCCGTCTCGTCGAGGGCAGCCGAAGCTCCGTCTCGTCGTGGGGCAGCCGAAGCGCCGTCTCGTCGAGGGGCAGCCGAAGCTCCGCCTACAGTATGTGGTGGTGATGAGATGCTGaaggtgtttttgtgtgtgtgtgtgtaggcagagAGGCTTTGACATCCAGTTTGTGGACGATACACATGCCCTGGCTCTCTTCAACAGCCCCATAGCAGGTGAGTCACACAGCTTTTATAAAGGAAAGGAAAAGCCATAGACTCTGGTAGCTCTGTCCGACACTATAAGTtattcacacatctcatcacagGTGAGCTCCACCTGACCACAGGTGACGGATACAGCTGAACATGTTTCATACCTTATCTAAAACACTGCGTGTCTCTCTTCTGTCAAACTTTACTGAAGATGTTTGGATGGTCAAATGAAGTAGTGGTCAACATGTTTTAATAGTAGAGCCGTCTTAGCTGTCTTCTCAGTCAACACTCAAGTCAACATCTGAGGTAAACATTTAGCAACTgaactctgtctgtgtgtctgtgtgtgtgtgtcagctcggGAGGCTCTGAGGACCAAACACCCGCTGTTGAAGGTCAGGTCTCTGGCTAAAGCCTCCGTCACCACCAGGGCCAAGGCTCGCAGCTGCTCAGGTACTGACTGTCCTCTCTTTCATTCATCTGTCCATCCTTTATCCTCCATTATCTGACTGAGTATTTCTGGAACTCCTTCATCTTtgacctggtctgtctgtctgtctgatctcctgtattctccctctcatatctcctgtattctctcatatctcctgtattctctcatatctcctgtattctctctctcatatctcctgtattctctctctcatatctcctgtattctctctctcatatctcctgtattctctcatatctcctgtattctctctctcatatctcctgtattctctcatatctcctgtattctctcatatctcctgtattctctctctcatatctcctgtattctctctctcatatctcctgtattctctcatatctcctgtattctctctctcatatttcctgtattctctcatatctcctgtattctctctctcatatctcctgtattctc includes:
- the LOC110487224 gene encoding coiled-coil domain-containing protein R3HCC1L-like; this translates as MVMEEEQPQEDCAQPQPSASCSKKPDKPLYQPKKKQDGPKDKAQTQGDGKPKPRPRYTDKARKNAKNKKDKGGKTGGEGNGVLNGEETVEEGGGGDAGPQNDGQAATANQGGDVGSRLETGSKSSPSEREGGPREGIEAGPQEEEEEESWDALFDDEGECLDPHVLEELAIKQGRKKRPVQEARFDYYSLDQDREGDDDTELTEDELSNIIEIYDFPTEFKTEDLVKSFQAYQQRGFDIQFVDDTHALALFNSPIAAREALRTKHPLLKVRSLAKASVTTRAKARSCSDYLLPTKERPQTSAVLARRLVMGALGVKSPQSKEHREAERKKLQDAREQKRLAAKQRDDAWEGKA